A genomic window from Lasioglossum baleicum chromosome 7, iyLasBale1, whole genome shotgun sequence includes:
- the Lft gene encoding limb expression 1 family member lowfat, with protein sequence MQGIMPVKTKSRVPENMGITGGLVDARDKQVLKEAVDAVVNSFAKHTQGYGRVNVVEALQEFWQMKQSRGTELKNGALVIYESVPGASPPYVCYVTLPGGSCFGSFQNCPTKAEARRSAAKIALMNSVFNEHPARKITDDFIEKAVAEARASFAKPSATSNGVGNQAQGSGDEKEDPNTGIGAFRFMLECNRGRTMLEFQELMTVFQLLHWNGSLKAMRERQCSRQEVVAHYSHRALDDDMRSQMALDWVAREHESGGGVVAMELALAERELETARLAGRELRFPKEKKDILMLAHAQVCPQ encoded by the exons ATGCAGggcataatgccagttaaaacAAAATCCCGTGTCCCAGAAAATATGGGTATCACAGGTGGACTGGTTGATGCTAGGGACAAACAAGTGTTAAAGGAAGCTGTGGATGCTGTTGTTAATAGTTTTGCAAAGCACACGCAAGGTTACGGAAGGG TGAACGTAGTAGAGGCTCTGCAAGAGTTTTGGCAAATGAAACAAAGTAGAGGAACAGAACTGAAAAATGGAGCTTTAGTTATATACGAATCTGTACCTGGCGCCAGCCCACCTTACGTATGTTACGTAACGCTCCCCGGAGGATCTTGTTTCGGTAGTTTCCAGAATTGCCCGACTAAGGCAGAAGCGCGTAGATCGGCAGCAAAAATTGCTCTAATGAATTCTGTTTTCAATGAACATCCGGCAAGAAAGATAACAGACGACTTTATAGAAAAAGCTGTTGCAGAAGCGAGAGCCAGTTTCGCCAAGCCTTCTGCAACATCCAACGGAGTTGGCAATCAAGCACAA GGAAGCGGAGATGAGAAAGAGGATCCAAACACAGGAATAGGTGCGTTTCGTTTTATGTTGGAATGCAATCGTGGGAGAACAATGTTAGAATTTCAAGAATTAATGACAGTTTTTCAATTGCTCCACTGGAATGGATCGTTAAAGGCAATGAGGGAAAGACAATGTAGCAGACAAGAAGTAGTCGCTCATTATAGTCACCGAGCGTTGGATGACGATATGCGTAGTCAAATGGCGTTAGATTGGGTGGCGAGAGAGCATGAGAGCGGTGGTGGTGTTGTTGCTATGGAATTGGCACTAGCTGAGAGAGAACTCGAGACAGCGCGTTTAGCTGGAAGAGAACTTAGATTTCCTAAAGAGAAAAAGGACATACTGATGCTTGCACACGCTCAAGTATGCCCTCAGTAA
- the Clpp gene encoding caseinolytic protease proteolytic subunit, producing MLLRRINSLLQISIPAQKISSRYLNFVPVVVEQSGRGERAYDIYSRLLKERIICLMGPITDNVSSVVVAQLLFLQSESSKKPIHMYINSPGGSVTAGLGIYDTMQYVLPPVATWCVGQACSMASLLLAAGAKGMRHSLPNARIMTHQPSGGVSGQATDIQIQAIEILKLKKQINNLYVKHTGMDLQKIEGCMERDTFMSPDQAKEFGIIDKVLAHPMQEEEVKDMKLPETAPELTTQP from the exons ATGTTATTAAGACGAATAAACAGTTTACTACAAATTTCT ATTCCTGCTCAAAAGATCAGTAGTCGATATTTGAATTTTGTACCTGTCGTAGTAGAACAAAGTGGAAGAGGTGAACGAGCGTATGACATCTACTCGCGTCTTCTAAAAGAACGGATTATTTGCCTAATGGGACCG ATCACAGATAATGTATCTTCCGTTGTAGTAGCTCAACTATTATTTCTTCAATCAGAAAGTAGTAAAAAAccaatacatatgtacattaaTTCACCTGGAGGCAGTGTAACAGCTGGTCTTGGTATATACGACACCATGCAATACGTTCTGCCTCCTGTCGCAACATGGTGCGTGGGGCAAGCTTGTTCCATGGCAAGTTTATTGTTGGCTGCAGGAGCAAAAGGCATGCGCCATTCGTTACCTAACGCAAGGATCATGACGCACCAGCCTTCGGGAGGAGTATCCGGTCAAGCCACAGACATACAAATACAAGCAATAGAAATCCTGAAGCTTAAAAAGCAGATAAACAATTTGTATGTAAAACATACAGGCATGGATCTGCAGAAGATAG AAGGTTGTATGGAAAGGGATACTTTCATGAGTCCCGATCAAGCGAAAGAGTTTGGAATAATTGACAAGGTACTAGCGCATCCTATGCAAGAGGAGGAAGTCAAAGATATGAAATTGCCAGAAACTGCTCCGGAACTTACCACGCAACCTTAA